The following are from one region of the Biomphalaria glabrata chromosome 4, xgBioGlab47.1, whole genome shotgun sequence genome:
- the LOC106077896 gene encoding uncharacterized protein LOC106077896 isoform X1 gives MRTKVDKSHKKVSEEKLRLSLPSPKVVLNASECARLLDGKGKTSVLLVEKEGRMVAATSLTPPPSVSSTVSSLPIGSEANLKVIDSVTSLSSTDSLKKSMEPETVAGSKSEDSNNSALKEEVPANANKVILKPPKKRRGLDKKFESSSQPLGILNNGDIPHETSPLRESVDVISSAVLRATDAQSKQELPQKVDFSQKHSVENLLQHQPSSSLSCTNSLLLTNYSHHALFDTRTHHLSQTAHPVPLTVNITSPSSSLSISQPDSYQSIAPYHLALAPPPSQLYSHSPFTSSAHGPNHLTLPYCVASSHTSQTVVFNANLNAQTSQAITFLNKQVSPNEHSPSVCMSLLATAATNSLTLSPNFQHLPEQEEPMNLSKSCKPAVGAITLQSQNSVSCNDSRTAEDVSVNIVSQHSPAQGETEPKELNTEQCNQDAPLVKKADLKKQKKKNSKAQKTGIIELQDSTQETHSPLHNGIDDVNSKALKSHDAIEINSLCSSNTVIASKIVFPDPKVSTDLSSKVLSPLSEEKEPMKTVSDLNETPGLSSVSDGNAVNAHSPKSSKTELDQSQDTLEEPTNTATMSLTDDLLASNESISQTTDQSLTNETDPTKKSKRLPKKKAEIPMDEESSAHRRALYSETIDYVIANFVYIPEPVEDLVLTEEEEAAIKDQFEIQSETSIKAVVTIPEKKEEDSSVTLLCNQAHGQTQTDLSDSDSEPMPRLITPPKKRPIGMAAKSVAPRPRQEGKTNADRIDSILAFVVADVLNSTPPIESGLGDELLRQQKKIQEAQSIIQNSELVQNNNNKIGDNMLIQENKGVDSHNLDILVSKINKNNDDILLNVDKVNSDIKKVARVKKIRKKVNVPEKSSPPAKESLIDSEDIVKKDSDTVVKKKILQGTSDAVKEGDDNHIYHPSTAYSVDAMQVSDKDILITRVETSDIGESIASTSGGSEQDTPVHEPEIKYEMTSAEPNSAEKENQDTGLESGGDDNKPVKKYKKRLDFVKCAYCEHQARGRSALSRHMKKVHMLDVNMPYKCYKCDYGCTKMASLNRHLFTHGVFPCSRCSFVADERIKLGQHVMDQHKDKLDMKLCKVCNRYVKCDQVSIESHTETCEGPTPYKCSECEKEFKYASSLRVHYHTHFPDEPKKFKCDLCEYRTNYKANLHKHHKNMHASKDRDIQCPDCGKLFSTEDNMRRHRKVKVHTLARPFACEICKKTFKTTGALKGHHLIHTATRPYSCNIPGCNRNFRTPKFLKSHQEEFHRLVPKKFFCTVDGCNYSFFKRSHLKRHAITHTGERNFHCTWPGCSKSFRHADNLKVHFRSHTNEKPVQCHLCDFKCKQKNSLFWHKKKVHHIIDTSVCPKRSEVKSKVKEESENQIENPIMITGEGEKDVSPVQTPAQEADDVSVKESSSTSVLDTSVSLNSSGESSIHTDSTEKNEKSMEAKEESMGESLPERIEEQSPKPLMKEQSISTQTPISRDPKDLYEFNSDNESEEETPGNFRRDKIARAILPPLPPPPKELLRKNELLEKKEKEKKEKAEKREQEKKEKAEKKEQEKKERIEKKEQEKKDKAEKKLLEKKEKEEKKFLEKKEKEEKKEQERKEKEEKKEQERKEKEEKKEQERKEKEEKKEQERKEKEQEKKDKTEKKILEKKVDKKKNAKKLSSEWKRSSMESRKSSVDSKRSSVEITAEEKVESPVDHKPKFPKAMKRKRSLSAAHRVVSTVNEEPEQTRPSRKKKGQPQNGEPSPNKDEQTPSPAKRKKMLNKKIEIQEETPPKTSPRAVTRRVLAPKAPIVSKGKKRGKLAPPKRKPSARLLAKQKATAKVNKVVKASKAPKIVPKKRVLRKRSAAKVVEADEEEEEEEDEVEAMRCPDKEVVECKPEEKKFSPRRKSEEVKKTEAKSKEEIEEQLPLATIRPHSPAYSEEMMLQGKASPYRDFSDADTVEGDNDPDGDDDDKVLEKITKPNSPVEEITPDLQDADDNKEKEALSEPDKEDEEESKSVPPPEDESSDDEVSNDIPLTPPRAPAPPPMESSEDEMEPEPLVPPFSVPGPNTPFSVPGPNTPFSVPPPTNLIQQHSVHSEEAPMSVVQSVPSMEIHSQGSVEMQQPLGSVEINHPLSVEMSHPHGSVEMHHSHGSVDMHHPHGSVEMHHPHGSVEMHHPHGSVEMHHPHGSVEMHHPHGSVEMHHPHGSVEIHHPHGSVEMHSRSASNDMPAHNAGEMRTTGSSEMVQPHVEMHSSLSHTEHLASVRTPDTIGREVKYDLPPLQDQNHTTDADKEFFDQYLKNLSAANNRAANGGLEPLSSGLRELEAMVGKSHQDLREMGSKSPISSLPSSVITSLESALPLLAPGDLRARMDVFDRHHESLYVRDTPSSLPRLSDHQSATPLPPNPAFDAFSSLNSLHPAASVGSSREGSYLRQPDNLFPTPPVPSNFMAEAMFQHQAMSGPFLPPQPSDRSSLSRIPDTSQLQSNSSSLLRRSSTMPGTDMYSSPSMPQTMPRNPFANAWATQDARPTHWQTPYMSRQANMTTPSSFFPSKGNYLTGREFMFDPSVRQSAERAMFPSLSTSQTQDTFQLERFDLSNYFPNAMTPYASSTGTLDYTRTAHTAAAKPFDERYRQSTAASAGIPDFRGLPPSTGSSDMFSGLPSVNSGFNLYASNPMSYHHPQHMTDNVNSAFLSHSTSAQHAMFERDYAAAAHRGLYPQNTPYSFIDDRQYGAPSKLSHTHPVTPSTVPQDRDLMSRSNEPQMQDPYRSVLYRY, from the exons ATGCGCACCAAGGTTGATAAGAGCCACAAAAAGGTTTCTGAGGAGAAACTCAGGCTCAGCCTACCTTCTCCTAAGGTGGTGCTTAATGCCAGTGAGTGTGCTCGTCTTCTGGATGGGAAGGGGAAAACTTCTGTTCTTTTAGTGGAAAAAGAGGGCAGAATGGTAGCTGCCACTTCCTTGACACCTCCACCATCAGTGTCATCTACAGTTTCTTCTTTACCCATAGGCAGTGAAGCAAATCTTAAGGTCATTGATAGTGTGACTAGTCTGAGTTCTACTGACAGTCTAAAAAAAAGCATGGAGCCAGAAACTGTAGCTGGCTCTAAATCTGAAGATTCCAATAACAGTGCGCTTAAAGAAGAGGTGCCAGCTAATGCTAACAAAGTTATTCTTAAACCACCAAAAAAGCGAAGAGGCCTGGATAAAAAATTTGAATCCTCAAGTCAGCCACTAggaattttaaataatggggATATTCCACATGAGACTTCACCGTTGAGAGAATCTGTTGAtgtaattagttctgctgtgcTTCGTGCCACTGATGCACAGTCCAAACAGGAGCTACCTCAAAAGGTAGACTTTTCTCAAAAACACAGTGTGGAGAACTTGCTGCAGCATCAACCATCTTCTTCTTTGAGCTGTACCAATAGCTTGCTGCTAACTAATTATTCACACCATGCCCTTTTTGATACAAGGACTCATCATCTCTCACAGACAGCCCACCCTGTCCCATTAACAGTCAACATTACGTCACCATCATCGTCATTGTCTATATCACAGCCTGACAGCTACCAAAGTATTGCCCCATATCATTTAGCGTTAGCTCCACCACCATCCCAGTTGTACAGTCATTCACCTTTCACTTCTAGTGCTCATGGTCCAAACCACTTGACATTGCCCTACTGTGTAGCCAGCAGCCACACCTCACAGACTGTTGTATTTAATGCTAACCTGAATGCACAAACCTCTCAGGCTATTACATTTCTAAATAAGCAAGTGTCTCCCAATGAACATTCTCCTTCTGTGTGTATGTCTTTACTGGCCACTGCTGCCACCAATAGCTTAACACTCTCTCCGAATTTCCAACATCTACCTGAACAAGAAGAACCTATGAACCTCTCAAAATCATGCAAGCCTGCAGTGGGTGCCATCACGCTACAGTCTCAAAACAGCGTCAGTTGTAATGATAGCAGGACTGCAGAGGATGTCTCTGTAAACATTGTTTCCCAGCATTCCCCAGCACAAGGAGAGACAGAGCCAAAAGAATTAAACACTGAACAATGTAACCAAGATGCTCCTCTAGTAAAGAAAGCAGAtttgaagaaacaaaagaaaaaaaattcaaaggcTCAGAAAACAGGTATTATAGAATTGCAAGACTCGACACAGGAAACACATAGTCCCTTACACAATGGCATTGATGATGTGAATTCCAAAGCTTTGAAATCACATGATGCAATAGAAATTAATTCCCTTTGTTCCAGTAATACTGTTATTGCAAGTAAAATAGTTTTTCCAGATCCCAAAGTTTCTACTGATCTCAGTTCTAAAGTGCTTAGTCCCTTGAGTGAGGAAAAAGAACCAATGAAAACGGTGAGTGATTTGAATGAGACACCAGGTTTATCATCAGTCTCTGATGGAAATGCTGTTAATGCTCATTCACCGAAATCTTCAAAGACAGAATTAGACCAGTCCCAAGACACCCTGGAAGAACCAACCAACACAGCCACAATGTCTCTTACAGATGACTTGCTGGCATCCAATGAATCTATTTCTCAGACCACAGATCAGTCTCTTACCAATGAAACAGACCccacaaaaaaatcaaagcgACTTCCAAAGAAGAAAGCTGAAATTCCCATGGATGAAGAGTCAAGTGCTCATCGTAGGGCATTGTATTCTGAGACTATTGACTATGTCATTGCTAATTTTGTATATATTCCTGAACCAGTTGAAGACTTAGTTCTAacagaagaagaagaggcagctATTAAAGATCAGTTTGAAATTCAGAGTGAAACTAGCATCAAGGCTGTTGTAACGATTCCAGAAAAGAAAGAGGAGGACTCTTCTGTTACTTTGCTTTGTAATCAGGCACACGGTCAAACTCAGACTGATCTCTCAGATTCTGATAGCGAGCCAATGCCAAGGCTTATTACACCTCCTAAGAAGCGACCGATTGGCATGGCAGCTAAAAGCGTGGCACCACGTCCCAGGCAGGAGGGTAAAACTAATGCTGATCGAATAGACAGCATCCTGGCTTTTGTTGTGGCTGATGTTCTTAATTCAACGCCTCCTATTGAAAGTGGCCTTGGAGATGAGTTACTtcgacaacaaaagaaaattcagGAAGCACAGAGTATCATTCAAAATTCAGAACTTGTgcaaaacaacaataataaaattggGGATAACATGCTTATTCAAGAAAATAAAGGAGTAGACAGTCACAATCTTGATATTTTAGTttccaaaataaacaaaaacaatgatgACATCTTGCTCAATGTTGACAAAGTAAATTCTGACATAAAGAAAGTAGCTAGAGTAAAAAAGAtcagaaaaaaagtgaatgTGCCTGAGAAATCTTCACCCCCTGCAAAAGAGAGTCTTATTGATTCAGAGGACATAGTTAAAAAAGATAGTGACACAgtagttaaaaagaaaattttgcaAGGTACATCTGATGCTGTTAAGGAGGGTGATGACAATCATATTTACCACCCATCCACAGCTTACAGTGTTGATGCCATGCAAGTTTCTGATAAagatatcctcatcaccagAGTAGAAACATCAGATATAGGTGAAAGCATTGCCTCAACATCTGGTGGCTCTGAGCAGGATACGCCCGTCCATGAGCCAGAGATTAAATATGAAATGACGTCTGCAGAACCCAACTCTGCGGAGAAGGAGAATCAGGATACTGGGCTTGAGAGTGGTGGGGATGACAACAAGCCTGtaaagaaatacaagaagagGCTGGACTTTGTCAAGTGTGCCTACTGCGAACATCAGGCTAGGGGCAGGTCAGCCCTCAGTCGTCACATGAAGAAGGTGCACATGCTGGATGTCAACATGCCTTACAAGTGTTACAAATGTGACTATGGGTGCACAAAAATGGCCTCACTAAACAGGCATCTCTTCACCCATGGTGTGTTCCCTTGTTCCCGCTGCAGCTTTGTGGCTGATGAGAGGATTAAACTAGGTCAGCATGTTATGGACCAGCATAAGGACAAGCTGGACATGAAGCTATGTAAAGTGTGTAACAGGTATGTCAAATGTGACCAAGTCAGCATAGAGTCACACACGGAGACATGTGAAGGTCCAACACCATATAAATGCTCTGAGTGTGAGAAGGAATTTAAATATGCATCATCACTTCGG GTCCATTACCACACTCACTTCCCAGACGAGCCCAAGAAGTTTAAATGTGATCTGTGTGAGTACAGAACAAATTACAAGGCGAACCTACATAAACACCACAAGAACATGCATGCTTCCAAGGATCGGGATATTCAGTGTCCAGACTGCGGGAAGCTCTTTTCTACAGAAGACAATATGAGAAGGCACAGAAAGGTAAAG gttCACACTTTGGCACGACCCTTTGCTTGTGAAATTTGTaagaaaacttttaaaactacTGGAGCATTGAAAGGACATCATTTAATCCACACAGCCACAAGGCCTTATTCGTGCAATATTCCAGGGTGTAACAGAAACTTCCGAACACCAAAGTTCCTCAAGAGCCATCAAGAAGAATTCCATAGGCTGGTGCCCAAAAAGTTCTTTTGCACAGTGGATGGTTGTAACTATTCATTCTTTAAACGCAGTCACCTCAAACGTCATGCAATTACACATACTG GTGAACGCAACTTCCACTGTACTTGGCCTGGATGCAGTAAATCGTTTCGACATGCAGACAACCTTAAAGTTCATTTCCGCTCACACACAAATGAAAAACCGGTGCAATGCCATCTCTGTGACTTCAAGTGCAAGCAAAAGAACTCATTGTTCTGGCACAAGAAGAAAGTGCACCATATTATTGATACCTCAGTGTGCCCCAAGCGAAGTGAGGTGAAGTCAAAAGTGAAGGAAGAAAGTGAAAACCAGATAGAGAATCCCATCATGATCACGGGAGAAGGAGAGAAGGACGTATCACCAGTTCAGACTCCTGCTCAGGAAGCAGATGATGTCAGTGTCAAAGAGAGTTCTAGCACCTCTGTGTTAGACACAAGTGTATCATTAAACAGCAGTGGGGAGTCTAGCATTCATACAGACAGCACAGAGAAAAATGAAAAGAGTATGGAGGCTAAGGAGGAATCAATGGGGGAAAGTCTTCCTGAACGTATTGAAGAACAGTCACCTAAGCCCCTTATGAAAGAACAGAGCATCTCAACACAAACTCCAATCTCAAGGGATCCAAAAGACCTGTATGAATTTAATTCGGATAATGAATCAGAGGAGGAGACGCCTGGAAATTTCAGAAGAGACAAGATTGCAAGGGCTATTCTCCCTCCTCTCCCCCCTCCACCTAAAGAGTTGTTAAGGAAGAATGAATTgctagagaagaaggagaaagagaagaaagaaaaggcTGAAAAACGGGAAcaggagaaaaaagaaaaggcagaAAAGAAGgaacaagagaaaaaagaaagaattgaaAAGAAAGAGCAAGAGAAAAAAGATAAGGCAGAGAAAAAATTGCTAGAGAAGAAGGAAAAGGAAGAGAAAAAATTTCTGGAGAAGAAGGAAAAGGAAGagaagaaagaacaagaaaggaaggaaaaagaagagaagaaagaacaagaaagaaaggaaaaggaagaaaagaagGAGCAGGAACGGaaggaaaaggaagaaaagaaagaacaagaaaggaAGGAAAAGGagcaagaaaagaaagacaagactgagaaaaaaatattggaaaAGAAagtagataaaaagaaaaatgctaaGAAACTTTCAAGTGAATGGAAGAGAAGTTCAATGGAATCCAGGAAAAGTTCAGTTGATTCTAAAAGGAGTTCAGTAGAAATAACTGCTGAAGAAAAAGTAGAAAGCCCTGTAGATCACAAGCCTAAATTCCCAAAAGCAATGAAGAGAAAGAGATCTTTGTCAGCTGCTCACAGAGTAGTGAGTACAGTTAATGAGGAGCCAGAACAGACAAGGCCTAGTAGGAAAAAGAAAGGTCAACCTCAGAATGGTGAGCCATCACCAAACAAAGACGAGCAAACACCTTCCCCAGCTAAAAGGAAGAAgatgttgaataaaaaaatagaaattcagGAAGAAACGCCTCCCAAAACCTCTCCTAGAGCTGTCACTAGAAGAGTTTTAGCACCGAAAGCACCCATTGTGAGCAAAGGAAAGAAAAGGGGAAAATTAGCTCCTCCTAAAAGAAAGCCAAGTGCAAGGCTTTTAGCCAAGCAAAAAGCAACTgctaaagtaaataaagtagttaaagcAAGCAAAGCACCAAAAATAGTTCCAAAGAAAAGAGTTTTAAGGAAAAGATCAGCTGCAAAAGTTGTAGAAgcagatgaagaagaagaagaagaggaggatGAAGTAGAAGCTATGAGATGCCCAGATAAAGAAGTTGTTGAATGCAAACCGGAAGAGAAGAAATTCTCACCGCGTCGAAAGTCTGAAGAAGTGAAGAAAACTGAAGCCAAGTCTAAAGAGGAGATTGAAGAACAGCTTCCACTGGCCACCATTAGGCCCCACTCTCCAGCGTACTCTGAGGAGATGATGCTCCAAGGGAAGGCTAGTCCTTACAGAGACTTTTCTGATGCTGATACTGTTGAGGGAGATAATGATCCTGATGGGGATGATGATGACAAAGTGCTAGAAAAGATTACAAAACCTAATAGCcctgtggaagaaataacaccAGACCTGCAGGATGCTGATGATAACAAAGAGAAAGAAGCTCTGTCAGAACCTGACAAAGAGGATGAGGAAGAATCTAAATCTGTTCCTCCACCTGAAGATGAATCTTCAGATGATGAAGTGAGCAATGACATACCTCTCACACCACCCAGAGCACCTGCACCGCCTCCTATGGAAAGCTCTGAAGATGAAATGGAACCAGAACCTTTGGTGCCCCCATTTTCTGTGCCAGGACCCAATACCCCATTTTCAGTTCCTGGCCCTAATACTCCCTTCTCAGTTCCACCACCAACCAATCTCATTCAGCAGCACTCTGTCCATTCAGAAGAAGCTCCTATGTCTGTTGTACAGTCTGTTCCGTCAATGGAAATCCATTCACAAGGCTCAGTGGAAATGCAGCAACCCCTTGGCTCAGTGGAAATAAATCATCCTCTTTCTGTAGAAATGAGCCATCCCCATGGCTCTGTGGAAATGCATCATTCCCATGGCTCAGTAGACATGCACCACCCTCATGGTTCTGTTGAAATGCACCACCCTCATGGTTCTGTTGAAATGCACCACCCTCATGGCTCTGTTGAAATGCACCACCCTCATGGCTCAGTTGAAATGCACCACCCTCATGGCTCAGTTGAAATGCATCACCCTCATGGCTCAGTTGAAATTCATCATCCTCATGGCTCAGTTGAAATGCACTCCCGTAGTGCATCAAATGATATGCCAGCTCACAATGCTGGTGAAATGAGGACTACCGGGTCGTCAGAAATGGTACAACCCCATGTTGAAATGCACAGCTCACTGTCCCATACGGAGCACTTAGCATCTGTAAGAACACCTGATACTATAGGAAGAGAGGTCAAGTATGATCTACCACCTCTACAAGATCAGAATCACACCACTGATGCTGATAAGGAGTTTTTCGATCAGTATCTTAAAAACTTGAGTGCCGCAAACAACAGAGCAGCTAATGGGGGACTAGAACCTTTGTCAAGCGGACTGAGAGAGCTGGAAGCTATGGTTGGAAAGTCACATCAGGATCTACGGGAAATGGGCAGTAAGTCTCCCATCAGCTCTCTCCCTAGTAGTGTCATCACAAGCCTTGAAAGTGCATTGCCATTACTTGCACCTGGAGACCTTCGTGCAAGAATGGATGTTTTTGATAGACACCATGAGTCCTTGTATGTGAGGGACACACCGTCATCACTACCCAGGCTCTCTGATCATCAGTCTGCCACACCATTACCTCCAAACCCAGCATTTGATGCATTCTCATCTTTAAACTCGCTTCATCCTGCTGCCTCAGTGGGCAGTAGCAGAGAGGGCAGTTATCTAAGACAGCCAGACAATCTTTTCCCGACACCTCCTGTCCCTAGTAATTTTATGGCTGAAGCCATGTTTCAGCATCAGGCTATGTCTGGGCCTTTTCTTCCCCCTCAGCCATCAGACAGGAGCAGCTTATCTCGTATTCCTGATACTTCTCAACTGCAGTCAAACTCTTCCTCCTTGTTGCGCAGGTCTAGTACCATGCCAGGAACTGATATGTATTCATCTCCCTCTATGCCCCAGACCATGCCAAGAAATCCATTTGCTAATGCTTGGGCTACTCAGGATGCCAGGCCTACACACTGGCAAACTCCTTACATGTCAAGGCAAGCAAATATGACAACCCCTAGCTCATTTTTCCCTTCCAAAGGTAACTATCTGACCGGTAGAGAATTTATGTTTGATCCCTCTGTCCGCCAGTCTGCGGAAAGGGCCATGTTCCCGTCCTTGTCTACCAGCCAAACTCAAGATACCTTCCAGCTAGAAAGATTTGATTTAAGCAACTATTTTCCAAATGCTATGACACCATATGCTAGTTCAACAGGCACTTTGGACTACACCAGGACTGCACACACTGCCGCAGCAAAACCATTTGATGAGCGCTACAGACAATCAACCGCCGCTTCAGCTGGGATTCCTGACTTCCGTGGCCTACCCCCGTCCACTGGCTCCTCAGACATGTTCTCTGGCCTACCCAGCGTGAACAGCGGCTTCAATTTGTATGCCAGCAATCCAATGTCATATCACCACCCTCAGCACATGACAGACAATGTAAATAGTGCGTTCTTGTCCCACTCCACCTCAGCGCAGCATGCCATGTTTGAAAGAGACTATGCGGCTGCTGCACACAGAGGGCTGTATCCACAAAATACACCATATTCATTTATAGACGACCGCCAGTATGGTGCACCATCCAAGTTGTCACACACACATCCTGTTACTCCGTCAACAGTGCCCCAAGACAGAGACTTAATGAGCAGATCTAATGAACCCCAGATGCAGGATCCTTATCGCAGTGTTCTCTAcagatactaa